A stretch of the Pseudomonadota bacterium genome encodes the following:
- the relA gene encoding GTP diphosphokinase — MTEQLHTDPAGSADDQHYQARLEILLADRPEDERRVLARAAHLAYAAHHGQQRVSGEPYYLHVLAVAEILDGLNLDYETLAAAILHDVVEDTDTTLEDITREFGPVIARLVSGVTKMERIGDFQQSLSADSKQQHQAESLRKLLLAMAEDVRVVLIKLADRLHNMRTLQHLDSARRERIARETREIYAPLANRLGIWQIKWELEDLALRHLEPDAYQSLARQLAEKRADREGYIQRVIATLGNELAAAGIKAAISGRPKHINSIWRKMQRKQIDFDQVYDMRAVRILVDEEKDCYAALGVVHGLWRHIPKEFDDYIANPKENLYRSLHTAVVGPEGRALEVQIRTYDMHRHAELGVAAHWRYKEGGGFDAGYEEKIAWLRQLLEWKDEEHSAHDFVDRFKSEAFQERVYVLTPQGRIIDLPQGATPLDFAYAVHTEVGHRCRGAKVNGRIVPLTYQLKNGEQVEVLTARQGKPSRDWLNAHQGYLVTSRAKSRVRAWFKHQDFGHNIGGGRSILDRELHRLGVSSLPVDRIAERLGFRQTDDMFAALGSGDVSTAQLAGAVSDLVPQGEVLRPRSERASRRVDERFDDGVRIHGVGNLLTTIARCCRPVPSDPIVGYITRGRGVTIHRQDCGNILRLQGDDRVRLIEVDWGMASERTYQVDILVEAYDRSGLLRDITALLSNEKINLSGANTATDEQEGIARMVLTLEIRDISQLSRVLTKIGQLSNVITARRKV, encoded by the coding sequence ATGACAGAACAGCTGCACACAGATCCCGCAGGGTCTGCCGACGACCAGCACTACCAGGCGCGCCTGGAGATACTGCTGGCGGATCGACCGGAGGACGAGCGGCGGGTCCTGGCCCGGGCTGCGCATCTGGCCTATGCCGCCCATCACGGTCAGCAGCGGGTATCCGGCGAACCATATTACCTGCACGTGCTGGCAGTCGCCGAGATCCTGGACGGCCTCAACCTCGACTACGAAACCCTGGCTGCCGCGATCCTGCACGATGTCGTAGAGGACACGGACACAACGCTGGAGGACATCACCCGCGAATTCGGGCCGGTGATCGCGCGTCTGGTCAGCGGCGTCACCAAGATGGAACGGATCGGGGATTTCCAGCAGTCGCTGTCCGCGGACAGCAAGCAGCAGCACCAGGCGGAGAGCCTGCGCAAGCTGTTGCTGGCGATGGCCGAGGATGTCCGCGTGGTACTGATCAAGCTGGCGGACCGGCTGCACAACATGCGTACGCTGCAGCACCTTGACAGTGCGCGCCGGGAGCGGATCGCCCGCGAAACCCGCGAAATCTATGCGCCGCTGGCCAACCGGCTGGGTATCTGGCAGATCAAGTGGGAACTCGAGGACCTGGCCCTGCGTCATCTCGAGCCGGACGCCTACCAGTCGCTCGCCAGGCAGCTCGCCGAGAAGCGTGCCGACAGGGAAGGCTACATCCAGCGGGTCATCGCCACCCTGGGAAACGAGCTGGCCGCGGCCGGTATCAAGGCGGCGATCTCCGGTCGGCCCAAGCACATCAACAGCATCTGGCGCAAGATGCAGCGCAAGCAGATCGACTTCGACCAGGTCTACGACATGCGGGCCGTGCGCATTCTGGTGGACGAGGAAAAGGACTGCTACGCGGCGCTGGGCGTGGTCCACGGGCTGTGGCGCCATATCCCGAAGGAATTCGACGACTATATCGCGAATCCGAAGGAGAACCTGTACCGGTCGCTGCATACCGCGGTAGTCGGTCCGGAGGGGCGGGCCCTGGAGGTGCAGATCCGGACCTACGACATGCATCGACACGCGGAACTGGGTGTTGCCGCGCACTGGCGCTACAAGGAAGGCGGCGGCTTCGATGCCGGCTACGAGGAAAAAATCGCCTGGTTGCGCCAGCTGCTGGAATGGAAGGACGAAGAGCACAGCGCCCATGACTTCGTCGATCGCTTCAAGTCCGAAGCCTTTCAGGAGCGGGTATACGTGCTGACACCGCAGGGCAGGATCATCGATCTGCCGCAGGGGGCGACACCGCTCGATTTCGCCTATGCGGTGCATACCGAGGTCGGTCATCGCTGTCGCGGCGCCAAGGTGAACGGCCGTATCGTACCGCTCACCTATCAACTGAAGAACGGCGAACAGGTCGAGGTCCTCACCGCGCGCCAGGGCAAGCCCAGCCGGGACTGGCTGAACGCGCACCAGGGCTACCTGGTGACCTCGCGGGCGAAGTCGCGGGTACGCGCCTGGTTCAAGCACCAGGATTTCGGGCACAACATCGGTGGTGGCCGCAGCATCCTCGACCGTGAGCTGCATCGGCTGGGCGTGAGCAGCCTGCCGGTGGACCGGATCGCGGAGCGGCTCGGATTCCGGCAGACCGACGATATGTTTGCCGCGCTCGGCAGCGGCGATGTGTCCACCGCGCAGCTCGCCGGTGCCGTGAGCGACCTGGTACCGCAGGGTGAAGTGCTGCGTCCACGCAGCGAGCGCGCTTCCCGGCGTGTGGATGAGCGTTTTGATGACGGGGTGCGCATTCATGGCGTCGGCAACCTGCTGACGACCATCGCCCGCTGTTGCCGGCCGGTGCCCAGCGACCCCATCGTCGGCTACATTACGCGCGGTCGCGGCGTGACCATACACCGGCAGGACTGCGGCAACATTCTGCGGCTGCAGGGAGACGACCGCGTGCGCCTGATCGAGGTCGACTGGGGCATGGCGTCCGAGCGGACCTACCAGGTCGACATCCTGGTCGAGGCCTACGATCGTTCCGGCCTGCTGCGCGATATCACCGCGCTGCTGTCGAACGAGAAGATCAATCTGAGCGGTGCGAACACCGCAACCGACGAGCAGGAGGGTATCGCTCGCATGGTTCTGACCCTGGAGATCAGGGATATCAGCCAGCTCAGCCGGGTGCTGACCAAGATCGGCCAGCTGTCGAACGTCATTACCGCACGGCGCAAGGTCTGA
- a CDS encoding flagellar biosynthesis anti-sigma factor FlgM, whose protein sequence is MTPDHHPVTPDIDTRRIRLLRNRIAHDAYEVNTRQIADKVIDLESELFRRRPLPS, encoded by the coding sequence ATGACGCCAGATCATCACCCCGTCACACCCGATATCGACACACGGCGCATCCGGTTGCTACGCAACCGCATCGCGCACGATGCCTACGAGGTCAACACGCGGCAGATCGCCGACAAGGTCATCGACCTGGAAAGTGAACTGTTCCGCCGCCGGCCGTTACCGTCGTAA
- a CDS encoding sigma-54 dependent transcriptional regulator, with translation MHTEPKVLVIEADQGVGSELQAVLKFINYSPLWVGRCTDWQSAAGDGENVLAVLVGSCGSDQMLSTLLGEIHKHDEHLPIYLLSRKGKEPTVAIDTGSCILGRIELPANYAQLTSALHQAEVYRESQRNTGTSQRPVDLFRSLVGSSRAIQQVRKLIEQVADSDANVLILGESGTGKEVVARNLHYYSSRRDKPFVPVNCGAIPADLLESELFGHQKGAFTGAINDRQGRFEMAEGGTLFLDEIGDMSLQMQVKILRVLQERTFERVGSNQTLNSDVRIIAATHRNLEEAITRGEFREDLFYRLNVFPIEMPALAERVEDIPLLVNELVRRIEYENRGSVRLTPGAIYALCQYSWPGNVRELANLVERLAILHPFGVVDAADLPEKFRDGTDEVTAEVSEQFIDALVGSQLTADDLDPRLPRNGMNLKEHLSHLEVSYIKQALADSGGVVAHAAKRLGMRRTTLVEKLRKYGMQRQA, from the coding sequence ATGCACACAGAACCCAAGGTCCTCGTTATTGAAGCCGATCAGGGCGTCGGTAGCGAGCTGCAAGCCGTACTCAAGTTCATCAATTACTCGCCGCTGTGGGTTGGCCGATGCACGGATTGGCAATCGGCTGCAGGCGACGGGGAAAACGTACTCGCCGTGCTGGTCGGGTCGTGCGGATCGGACCAGATGCTGTCCACACTGCTCGGCGAGATCCACAAGCACGACGAGCATCTGCCCATCTACCTGTTGTCCAGAAAGGGCAAGGAACCCACGGTTGCGATCGATACGGGATCCTGCATCCTCGGCCGGATCGAGCTGCCGGCGAATTACGCCCAACTCACCAGTGCGCTGCATCAGGCCGAGGTATACCGCGAGTCACAGCGCAATACCGGCACCAGTCAGCGTCCGGTCGATCTGTTCCGCAGCCTGGTTGGCAGCAGCCGCGCCATTCAGCAGGTTCGCAAGCTCATCGAGCAGGTTGCCGACAGCGATGCCAACGTGCTCATCCTGGGCGAGTCGGGTACCGGCAAGGAAGTGGTCGCCAGGAACCTGCACTACTATTCGTCGCGTCGTGACAAGCCGTTCGTGCCGGTCAATTGCGGCGCCATCCCGGCCGACCTGCTGGAATCCGAACTATTCGGCCACCAGAAAGGCGCGTTCACCGGCGCCATCAACGATCGCCAGGGCCGTTTCGAGATGGCCGAGGGCGGCACGCTGTTCCTCGACGAAATCGGTGACATGAGCCTGCAGATGCAGGTGAAGATACTGCGCGTGCTGCAGGAGCGGACCTTCGAACGGGTCGGTTCCAACCAGACGCTGAATTCCGATGTGCGCATCATTGCTGCAACCCACCGGAACCTGGAAGAAGCCATCACCAGGGGAGAGTTCCGGGAAGACCTGTTCTACCGGCTCAACGTCTTCCCCATCGAAATGCCGGCCCTGGCCGAGCGGGTCGAGGATATACCGTTGCTGGTGAACGAACTCGTGCGGCGCATCGAATACGAAAACCGCGGTTCGGTCAGACTGACGCCGGGCGCGATCTATGCGCTCTGTCAGTACAGCTGGCCCGGCAACGTCAGGGAATTGGCGAATCTGGTGGAGCGCCTTGCCATACTGCATCCGTTCGGTGTGGTCGATGCCGCGGACCTGCCGGAGAAATTCCGCGACGGCACGGATGAGGTCACTGCGGAGGTTTCCGAGCAATTCATCGATGCACTGGTCGGCTCGCAACTGACTGCCGATGACCTCGATCCGCGGTTGCCGCGTAACGGCATGAATCTCAAGGAACACCTCAGCCACCTCGAAGTCAGCTACATAAAGCAGGCACTGGCCGATTCCGGTGGCGTGGTGGCGCATGCCGCCAAGCGGCTCGGAATGCGCAGGACCACGCTGGTGGAAAAGCTGCGCAAGTACGGTATGCAGCGCCAGGCCTGA
- a CDS encoding EAL domain-containing protein, with product MKRPELGEYSGTRAAVNGRHVRAVSEQLARDYNYLFRLAEDDTRLLQKHHALLVTATAGFAEKFYDYLFDNPDIADVLYAYERAGGDVGMYARSELQHLVNAICPTGLRERVAQLLEAGRQHQERCIRPAWLIGAYELFIDYLHHRLPALIPLHAERMALESLLVRILLHDLGLTLEGYWSNASDELRRELAHESGCHARTEELLAGIPYYLWSVDVGTNTIRYASFPLRMLYAQDMDCPFPCLSDTHAEDGARLLSAWQDAVNGMACQIEARMTLADAAEHWYRVALYPDNDSLGRPAVVHCVLEEFDRQIAERRHLQQLATTDALTGLPNRALWNDHLNLALAASRRVPGSQFVVISLDINQFKMYNDTLGRDVGDILLKDISERLSSIVRESDSLSRLGGDQFGIMLQPVHHINEATERVIAKILDCFDLPFTYRDKQLWVSLTLGIACFPGDGDSEETLLHNAESAMQRAKRNGLPYQYFDPANDVSAVQQLRYSGQIKSAIDNNEFTLHYQPLVELQTASVVGAEALLRWEHPLEGMVMPQRIIPVAEQLGMITSITDWVLVTALRQCRSWQQEGLAIPVSINVSARSFQNPRLLDKITWALREAGVEGDCLEIEITEATLMQDIERATEVLERLNDAGVTIAIDDFGTGYSSLSYLKALPIDTLKIDQSFIQDIAFDRQDIAIVRTIIDLGHNLGFKVVAEGVENVRAWNLLTSLGCDVAQGFHISQPVAGTRFSALLAHGGRLPL from the coding sequence GTGAAACGACCAGAGCTGGGGGAGTATTCGGGCACGCGGGCAGCCGTAAACGGCCGGCATGTCCGTGCCGTCAGCGAACAGCTGGCCAGGGACTACAACTACCTGTTTCGTCTCGCCGAGGATGACACGCGTCTGCTGCAGAAGCATCATGCGCTGCTGGTGACCGCGACCGCCGGATTCGCCGAAAAATTCTACGATTACCTGTTTGACAATCCCGATATCGCGGATGTGCTCTACGCCTACGAGCGTGCAGGCGGCGACGTGGGGATGTATGCGCGCAGTGAGTTGCAGCACCTGGTCAACGCGATCTGTCCCACCGGGCTCAGGGAACGGGTTGCACAGTTGCTCGAGGCCGGGAGACAGCATCAGGAGCGCTGTATCCGGCCCGCATGGTTGATCGGTGCCTATGAACTCTTCATCGACTACCTGCATCACCGGCTGCCGGCACTGATTCCGCTGCATGCCGAGCGTATGGCACTGGAATCCCTGCTGGTCCGGATCCTGCTGCACGATCTCGGACTGACGCTCGAGGGCTACTGGTCTAACGCCAGCGACGAATTGCGCCGCGAACTGGCGCACGAATCCGGCTGCCATGCCCGCACCGAAGAGCTGCTTGCCGGAATACCCTATTACCTGTGGAGCGTCGACGTCGGCACCAATACGATACGCTACGCAAGTTTCCCGCTCCGCATGCTGTATGCGCAGGACATGGATTGCCCGTTTCCCTGCCTGTCCGATACCCATGCCGAGGACGGCGCCAGGTTGCTGTCCGCCTGGCAGGATGCGGTGAATGGCATGGCGTGCCAGATCGAGGCCCGTATGACGCTGGCCGACGCTGCCGAACACTGGTACCGGGTGGCGCTGTATCCTGACAACGACAGCCTGGGGCGTCCGGCCGTGGTGCATTGCGTGCTGGAGGAGTTCGATCGCCAGATTGCGGAACGCAGGCATTTGCAGCAGCTCGCCACTACTGACGCACTGACGGGGTTGCCGAATCGCGCCCTGTGGAACGATCACCTGAATCTCGCGCTGGCCGCTTCGCGCCGGGTGCCGGGTTCGCAGTTCGTGGTGATCTCGCTGGATATCAACCAGTTCAAGATGTACAACGATACGCTGGGGCGCGATGTCGGCGACATCCTGCTGAAAGACATTTCCGAACGGCTGAGTTCCATCGTGCGGGAATCGGATTCGCTGTCGCGACTCGGCGGGGACCAGTTCGGCATCATGCTCCAGCCTGTGCATCATATCAACGAGGCCACCGAACGGGTCATCGCCAAGATACTGGACTGTTTCGACCTGCCGTTCACCTACCGGGACAAGCAACTCTGGGTCAGCCTGACGCTGGGTATTGCCTGTTTCCCCGGCGATGGCGACAGTGAGGAAACGCTGCTGCACAATGCCGAGAGTGCGATGCAGCGGGCCAAGCGCAACGGACTGCCATACCAGTATTTCGATCCGGCCAATGATGTCAGCGCCGTGCAGCAGCTGCGTTACTCGGGACAGATCAAGTCGGCCATCGACAACAACGAGTTCACGCTGCATTACCAACCGCTGGTCGAGCTGCAGACCGCCAGCGTGGTGGGCGCGGAGGCATTGTTGCGCTGGGAACATCCCCTGGAGGGCATGGTCATGCCGCAGCGCATCATACCGGTTGCCGAACAGCTCGGTATGATCACGTCGATCACTGACTGGGTGCTGGTTACCGCACTGCGCCAGTGTCGCAGCTGGCAGCAGGAGGGGCTCGCCATCCCGGTATCGATCAATGTCTCGGCGCGCTCCTTCCAGAACCCGCGCCTGCTCGACAAGATCACCTGGGCGCTGCGGGAGGCGGGTGTGGAGGGGGACTGCCTCGAGATCGAGATTACCGAGGCGACCCTGATGCAGGACATCGAGCGGGCCACCGAGGTGCTCGAACGCCTGAACGATGCAGGTGTCACCATCGCGATCGATGATTTCGGTACCGGCTATTCGTCGCTGTCATATCTCAAGGCACTGCCGATCGATACCCTCAAGATCGACCAGTCCTTCATTCAGGACATCGCCTTCGACCGGCAGGACATCGCCATCGTCCGGACGATCATCGACCTCGGCCATAACCTCGGTTTCAAGGTGGTCGCGGAAGGGGTGGAGAACGTCCGCGCCTGGAACCTGCTCACCAGTCTCGGCTGCGACGTGGCCCAGGGTTTTCATATCAGCCAGCCCGTGGCAGGAACCCGCTTCTCCGCACTGCTCGCTCACGGTGGCCGCCTCCCGCTCTAG
- a CDS encoding AAA family ATPase: MRDIQTGPVVAGSMRLADLKLGKGEACMAPAVYPPVQVIAFTGGKGGTGKSSIAVNVAQALSSAGQRTLLLDADLGMANIDTLLGIDVDYTLCDVLSGDKALGDILTAGPDGMRLIPAASGVKQLAELGVNECAGLMRAFSDLDEAIDTLVIDTATGISEIVTSFCRAATDIVIVICNEPASVRDAAALIATLHRQHGMERFHVLPNMVSCAAEAGKLFMQLLERVSASHDLVLSCCGFVPRDEFLQQAIARRQTVLSAFPNSSSALALKQLAGQIIKWPRQQYAGGHLEFFVERLIQNENRSMEVRS, from the coding sequence ATGCGGGATATTCAAACCGGACCGGTCGTGGCGGGCTCCATGCGATTGGCTGATCTCAAGCTTGGCAAAGGCGAGGCATGTATGGCGCCGGCGGTCTATCCGCCGGTACAGGTCATCGCATTCACCGGCGGCAAGGGGGGTACCGGCAAATCGAGTATCGCGGTCAATGTCGCACAGGCGCTGAGCAGCGCCGGTCAACGGACGCTCTTGCTCGACGCCGATCTCGGCATGGCCAATATCGACACCCTGCTCGGGATCGACGTCGACTACACGCTCTGCGATGTGCTCAGCGGCGACAAGGCGCTCGGTGACATCCTGACGGCGGGTCCGGACGGCATGCGCCTGATACCGGCAGCCTCGGGGGTAAAGCAGCTGGCCGAGCTGGGCGTCAACGAATGCGCCGGCCTCATGCGCGCTTTCAGCGACCTGGATGAAGCCATCGACACACTTGTCATCGACACGGCCACCGGCATCAGCGAGATCGTCACCAGTTTCTGCCGCGCAGCAACCGATATCGTGATCGTGATCTGCAACGAACCGGCATCGGTCCGTGATGCGGCGGCGCTGATCGCGACCCTGCACCGGCAACATGGCATGGAACGCTTCCATGTGTTGCCCAATATGGTTTCCTGTGCTGCGGAGGCCGGCAAGCTCTTCATGCAGCTGTTAGAGCGTGTCTCCGCCAGCCATGACCTGGTGCTGTCATGCTGCGGCTTTGTGCCGCGTGACGAATTCCTGCAACAGGCGATTGCCCGGCGCCAGACCGTGTTGAGCGCCTTTCCGAACAGCAGTTCCGCCCTGGCGCTGAAGCAGCTTGCCGGCCAGATCATCAAATGGCCGCGGCAGCAGTATGCCGGCGGACATCTCGAGTTTTTTGTCGAACGTCTTATTCAGAACGAAAACAGGTCAATGGAGGTGAGGTCATGA
- a CDS encoding RNA polymerase sigma factor FliA has product MKANAAKAAAEFASSNELVVLHEPLVKRIAYHLMSRLPASVQADDLIQAGMIGLIEASRKFDPEQGASFETYAGIRIRGAMLDEIRRTDWTPRSVHRKAREVAEAVRKIENEKGRDARDVEVAREMGISLDEYHKILQDSTGCRIFSFEDPGMLGEEGVPQSGRHVDQPLDNLQKNDFKQGLADEIKGLPERERLVMALYYDEELNLREIGEILGVSESRVCQIHGQALIRLRARMGEWLTD; this is encoded by the coding sequence ATGAAAGCTAACGCAGCAAAGGCAGCCGCGGAATTCGCATCCAGCAACGAGCTGGTCGTGTTGCACGAACCGCTGGTCAAACGGATCGCCTATCATCTGATGAGTCGCTTGCCCGCCAGCGTTCAGGCCGATGATCTCATACAGGCGGGCATGATCGGCCTGATCGAGGCATCCCGCAAGTTCGATCCCGAACAGGGCGCGAGCTTCGAAACCTATGCCGGCATCCGCATCCGCGGCGCCATGCTCGATGAAATCAGGCGCACCGACTGGACCCCGCGTTCCGTCCATCGCAAGGCCCGCGAGGTTGCCGAGGCGGTGCGCAAGATCGAAAACGAGAAGGGGCGTGATGCGCGCGATGTCGAGGTCGCCCGGGAGATGGGCATTTCCCTCGACGAGTATCACAAGATCCTGCAGGACTCCACGGGCTGTCGCATCTTCAGCTTCGAGGATCCTGGCATGCTGGGCGAGGAGGGCGTGCCGCAATCCGGCCGCCACGTCGATCAGCCCCTCGATAACCTGCAGAAGAATGATTTCAAGCAGGGGCTCGCGGACGAGATCAAGGGCTTGCCGGAGCGCGAGCGGCTGGTCATGGCACTGTACTACGACGAAGAATTGAACCTGCGCGAGATCGGGGAGATCCTGGGTGTCAGTGAATCCCGGGTCTGCCAGATTCACGGCCAGGCGCTGATCCGACTGCGTGCCCGCATGGGTGAGTGGCTTACTGACTAG
- the queA gene encoding tRNA preQ1(34) S-adenosylmethionine ribosyltransferase-isomerase QueA has translation MQRRDFTYSLPPELIAAYPPAVRSASRLLCVDPATDTLEDCGFRDFPELLQPADIVVLNNTRVIPARLTGRKATGGSVEVLVERIIAPQRALAHVRASKTPRDGSRLLLAEAFEVEICGRRGELFELVFPAGATVLELLERHGHIPLPPYIRRPDESSDRERYQTVYAERPGAVAAPTAGLHFDAAILRRLAERGIGTACVTLHVGAGTFQPVRVDNLDEHVMHRELYEVDAAASARINAARQQGGRVIAVGTTVVRTLESACREGRLMPGQGETALFIRPGYRFQLVDALLTNFHLPESTLLMLVCAFAGYARTLRAYRHAIAGGYRFFSYGDAMFIRTRDTAAAPEGLA, from the coding sequence ATGCAACGCCGGGATTTCACTTACTCACTGCCCCCAGAGCTGATTGCCGCGTACCCGCCAGCAGTGCGCAGCGCCAGCCGTCTGCTGTGCGTCGATCCGGCGACCGACACACTAGAGGATTGCGGCTTCCGCGATTTCCCCGAACTGCTGCAACCGGCGGATATCGTGGTCTTGAACAACACCCGTGTCATCCCGGCCCGGCTGACCGGGCGCAAGGCCACCGGCGGCAGCGTGGAGGTACTGGTGGAGCGCATCATCGCGCCGCAACGTGCACTCGCACATGTGCGGGCCAGCAAGACACCGCGTGACGGCAGCCGCCTGTTGCTGGCCGAGGCCTTCGAAGTTGAGATCTGCGGCCGCCGCGGCGAGCTGTTCGAACTGGTCTTTCCCGCCGGTGCCACCGTGCTGGAACTGCTGGAGCGGCACGGCCATATCCCGTTGCCACCCTATATCCGCCGTCCGGACGAGAGTTCTGACCGGGAGCGCTACCAGACCGTATATGCCGAGCGGCCGGGTGCGGTTGCCGCACCGACCGCCGGACTGCACTTCGACGCGGCTATCCTGCGCCGGCTTGCCGAGCGCGGCATCGGCACGGCCTGCGTTACCCTGCACGTCGGCGCCGGCACCTTTCAACCGGTGCGGGTCGACAATCTGGACGAGCACGTGATGCACCGCGAGCTTTACGAGGTCGATGCCGCGGCCAGTGCACGGATCAACGCCGCCCGGCAGCAGGGCGGCCGCGTGATCGCCGTCGGTACGACCGTGGTCCGGACCCTGGAATCGGCGTGCCGGGAGGGTCGGCTGATGCCGGGCCAGGGCGAGACGGCGCTGTTTATCCGCCCCGGGTACCGGTTCCAGCTGGTGGATGCACTGCTGACCAATTTTCACCTGCCGGAATCGACCCTGTTGATGCTGGTATGTGCCTTCGCGGGTTACGCCCGCACCCTGCGTGCCTACCGCCATGCGATCGCCGGCGGGTACCGGTTCTTCAGCTACGGAGACGCAATGTTCATCCGCACGCGGGACACTGCGGCCGCGCCGGAGGGCTTGGCATGA